One stretch of Segatella copri DNA includes these proteins:
- a CDS encoding imelysin family protein, translated as MKKIFKYSMLFAAALTLSLGFASCSDDNDEPEAPSSVNPDLNGTDAIVREACENWREARQDWEWSEAFLFGPATDFGLDPHTDTWPFDRVQFDKYMKKYNPATDEDDAALIDDAIANGQNLTGFHAVEYLIFRDGEARKIKDMTANEVYFAQSAAQDLYLSSLKLVTAWGGELSEAEQKIIDDAEFESKNYGEDFMTAGEPGSKYSSITLATREIIAGANEIIGEVRDSKIGAPATGADVNYIESPFARNSIIDFYDNIMSCKHALYGGWNVVDQPTATSLLGVCLKVNNADMKAAAQNAQTKLDAALNKISNMKKPFVLFYTDQSAKDAMAALDELESALDALDGEIEKFSGNATLETEFKKVNEAFVKNTVIPTYRALADNDLKLLNSLKKITWKK; from the coding sequence ATGAAAAAGATTTTTAAGTATTCTATGCTTTTTGCAGCAGCCTTGACACTGTCATTAGGTTTCGCAAGCTGCAGTGATGACAATGACGAGCCAGAGGCTCCATCAAGTGTCAATCCAGACTTGAATGGTACTGATGCAATTGTGAGAGAAGCTTGTGAAAACTGGAGAGAGGCTCGCCAGGACTGGGAGTGGTCTGAGGCTTTCCTCTTCGGTCCTGCTACAGACTTCGGATTGGACCCACACACTGACACATGGCCATTCGACCGCGTACAGTTTGATAAGTACATGAAGAAATACAATCCAGCAACCGACGAGGATGATGCAGCCCTGATTGATGATGCGATTGCAAATGGTCAGAACCTGACAGGTTTCCACGCTGTAGAGTATCTGATTTTCCGCGACGGTGAGGCTCGCAAGATCAAGGATATGACAGCCAATGAGGTTTACTTCGCTCAGAGCGCAGCACAGGATTTGTATCTCAGCTCTTTGAAGTTGGTTACCGCATGGGGCGGCGAATTGTCAGAGGCTGAGCAGAAGATTATTGATGATGCTGAGTTTGAATCAAAGAACTACGGTGAGGATTTCATGACTGCAGGTGAACCAGGTTCTAAGTACTCTTCTATCACCCTGGCAACCCGTGAGATCATTGCTGGTGCCAACGAGATCATCGGTGAGGTACGTGACTCTAAGATCGGCGCTCCTGCTACTGGTGCGGACGTTAACTATATCGAGTCTCCATTTGCTCGCAACTCTATCATTGACTTCTATGATAACATCATGTCTTGCAAGCATGCTCTCTATGGCGGTTGGAATGTAGTTGATCAGCCAACAGCAACTTCACTTCTGGGTGTTTGCCTCAAGGTAAACAATGCAGATATGAAGGCAGCTGCACAGAATGCACAGACCAAGCTGGATGCAGCTCTCAACAAGATCAGCAACATGAAGAAGCCTTTCGTACTCTTCTACACAGACCAGAGTGCAAAGGATGCAATGGCTGCCCTTGATGAGTTGGAAAGTGCACTCGATGCACTCGATGGAGAAATCGAGAAATTCTCAGGCAACGCAACACTCGAGACTGAGTTCAAGAAGGTA